CGCTTCACACTGGTGCCGGTGGCGCAAATCGGCTAAGCCGTCCGGCAAGAGAGTGTGAGCCCGCGCGGGCCGCGACGAGAGACAGACCTTGGCAGAGAACGACCCGACCGGCGCCCCCCCGCCCGCGACCGACATCAAGCCCGTCTCGATCACCGACGAGATGCGCCAGTCCTACCTGGCCTACGCGATGAGCGTGATCGTCAGCCGGGCCCTGCCGGATGCGCGCGACGGCCTGAAGCCGGTGCATCGCCGCATCCTGTACTCCATGTACGAGAACGGCTACCTGCCGGACCGCAAGTACGTGAAGTCGGCGCGCATCGTCGGCGACGTGATGGGTCAGTATCACCCGCACGGCGACCAGTCGATCTACGACGCCCTCGTCCGCATGGCGCAGGATTTCGCCATGCGGCTGATGCTGGTCGACGGCCAGGGCAATTTCGGCTCGGTCGACGGCGATCCGCCGGCCGCGATGCGCTACACCGAATCGCGCCTGGCGAAGCCCTCGATGGCCCTCCTCGAGGACATCGACAAGGACACCGTCGACTTCAACCCGAACTACGACGAGTCGAAGGACGAGCCGGCGGTCCTGCCCGCCCGCTTCCCCAACCTCCTCGTCAACGGCGCCGGCGGCATCGCGGTCGGCATGGCGACCAACATCCCGCCGCACAACCTCGGCGAGGTGATCGACGGCTGCATCGCGCTGATCGACGATCCGGCGATCACCATTGAGGGCCTGAACGACATCATCCCGGGCCCGGACTTCCCGACCGGCGGCTCGATCCTCGGGCGCTCGGGCACCCGCTCGGCCTACATGACCGGCCGCGGCTCGGTCATCATGCGGGCGAAGTCCCACATCGAGGAACTGCGCAAGGAGCGCGAGGCCCTGATCTTCACCGAGATCCCGTATCAGGTGAACAAGGCCTCGCTGGTCGAGAAGATCGCCGATCTGGTGCGCGAGAAGCGCGTCGAAGGCATCGCGGATCTCCGCGACGAATCCGACCGTGACGGCATGCGCATCGTGGTCGAGCTGAAGCGCGACGCCGTCGCCGACGTGGTTCTGAACCAGCTCTACCGCTACACGCCTTTGCAGACGAGCTTCGGCTGCAACATGGTGGCGCTCAACGGCGGCCGGCCCGAGCTTCTGAACCTCAAGGACCTGATCCAGGCCTTCATCGACTTCCGCGAGGAGGTCGTCTCCCGCCGCACCAAGTTCCTCTTGAACAAGGCGCGCGAGCGGGCCCACGTCTTGTGCGGTCTCGCCATCGCGGTCGCCAACATCGACGAGGTGATCCGGCTGATCCGCACCTCGCCGGATCCGAACTCGGCCCGCGAGGCCCTGATGTCCCGCGACTGGCCGGCCGAGGACATCGCGCCGCTGATCGCACTGGTCGACGATCCGCGCCATCGGCTCCGCGAGGACGGCACCTACCGCCTGTCCGAGACCCAGGCCCGCGCCATCCTCGACCTGCGGCTGCAGCGCCTGACCGCGCTCGGCCGCGACGAGATCGGCGACGAGCTGAAGCGGCTGGCCGACGAGATCGCCGACTACCTCGACATCCTGCGCTCGCGCGCCCGCATCATGGGCATCGTCAAGCACGAGCTGGCGGAGGTCCGGGCCGAATACGCCACCCCGCGCAGGACCGAGATCCTCGACTGGGATTCCAGCGTCGAGGACGAGGACCTGATCCAGCGCGAGGACATGGTCGTGACCGTGTCGCATGCCGGCTACATCAAGCGCGTCCCGCTCTCGACCTACCGGGCCCAGCGCCGCGGCGGCAAGGGCCGGGCCGGCATGTCGATGCGCGACGAGGATTTCGTCACCCGCCTCTTCGTCGCCAACACCCACACGCCGGTCTTGTTCTTCTCCTCGCAGGGCCAAGCCTACAAGGAGAAGGTGTGGCGGCTGCCGCTCGCGGCGCCGAACGCGCGCGGCAAGGCGCTCGTCAACATCCTGCCCCTCGACCAGGGCAAGGAGCGCATCACCACCATCATGCCGCTACCCGAGGACGAGGCGTCCTGGGAAACGCTCGACGTGATGTTCGCGACCGCCAGCGGCAGCGTGCGGCGCAACAAGCTGTCCGACTTCGTGCAGGTCAACCGCAACGGCAAGATCGCCATGAAGCTCGACGAGGGCGACCACATCGTCCATGTCGAGATCTGCACCGAAGCCGACGACGTGCTGTTGACCACCGGCGCGGGCCAGTGCATCCGCTTCCCGGTCACGGACGTGCGGGTGTTCAAGGGCCGCGATTCGACCGGCGTGCGCGGCATCAACCTCGCCAAGGACGATCGGGTCATCTCGATGACGATCCTGCGCCACTTCGAGGCTTCGCCCGAGGAGCGCCAGGCCTATATGAAGCGCGCCAATGCCGATCGCCGCGCCACCGGCGAGGCGATCGAGCTGCCGGCGGCCCCCGAGCCCGAGGCCGAGGAGGCCGCGGCCTCGATCGACCTGGAGCAGGACCGCTACATCGCCATGGGGGCGGCGGAGCAGTTCGTCCTCACCCTGTCGGAGCGCGGCTACGGCAAGCGCACCTCGTCCTTCGAGTATCGGATCTCCGGCCGCGGGGGGAAGGGCATCAAGGCGATGGAGGTCAATGCCCGCAACGGCAGCCTCGTCGCCTCCTTCCCGGTCGAGACCAGCGACCAGATCATGCTGGTGACGGATGCCGGCAAGCTGATCCGCGTGCCCGTCGACGACATCCGCGTCGTCGGCCGCGCCTCGCAGGGCGTCACGGTGTTCAACACCGACAAGACCGAGAAGGTCGTGTCGGTCGAGCACATTGAGGGCGAGGGCGAGGCGGAAGTCGACGTCGAGGGGGATGGCGGGGAGGTCGAGGGGGCCTGATCGGGCTCTTTCACCCACCTCACGCACAACGCCGTGTCTGCGAGCCGAATCCGCTCGCAGACACGGCGTTTTTGTTTTGGATGATGGACTCCGCGTCGACTGTCTGGAGCCTACTTCGTAATTACGAGGCCGCGCGGCGGAGCCAGGAATGATGGGAGCACAGGACAACACGTTGCGCCGTGCGGGAGCGACGGTTGCCGCGCACGAACCC
This sequence is a window from Methylobacterium sp. SyP6R. Protein-coding genes within it:
- the gyrA gene encoding DNA gyrase subunit A encodes the protein MAENDPTGAPPPATDIKPVSITDEMRQSYLAYAMSVIVSRALPDARDGLKPVHRRILYSMYENGYLPDRKYVKSARIVGDVMGQYHPHGDQSIYDALVRMAQDFAMRLMLVDGQGNFGSVDGDPPAAMRYTESRLAKPSMALLEDIDKDTVDFNPNYDESKDEPAVLPARFPNLLVNGAGGIAVGMATNIPPHNLGEVIDGCIALIDDPAITIEGLNDIIPGPDFPTGGSILGRSGTRSAYMTGRGSVIMRAKSHIEELRKEREALIFTEIPYQVNKASLVEKIADLVREKRVEGIADLRDESDRDGMRIVVELKRDAVADVVLNQLYRYTPLQTSFGCNMVALNGGRPELLNLKDLIQAFIDFREEVVSRRTKFLLNKARERAHVLCGLAIAVANIDEVIRLIRTSPDPNSAREALMSRDWPAEDIAPLIALVDDPRHRLREDGTYRLSETQARAILDLRLQRLTALGRDEIGDELKRLADEIADYLDILRSRARIMGIVKHELAEVRAEYATPRRTEILDWDSSVEDEDLIQREDMVVTVSHAGYIKRVPLSTYRAQRRGGKGRAGMSMRDEDFVTRLFVANTHTPVLFFSSQGQAYKEKVWRLPLAAPNARGKALVNILPLDQGKERITTIMPLPEDEASWETLDVMFATASGSVRRNKLSDFVQVNRNGKIAMKLDEGDHIVHVEICTEADDVLLTTGAGQCIRFPVTDVRVFKGRDSTGVRGINLAKDDRVISMTILRHFEASPEERQAYMKRANADRRATGEAIELPAAPEPEAEEAAASIDLEQDRYIAMGAAEQFVLTLSERGYGKRTSSFEYRISGRGGKGIKAMEVNARNGSLVASFPVETSDQIMLVTDAGKLIRVPVDDIRVVGRASQGVTVFNTDKTEKVVSVEHIEGEGEAEVDVEGDGGEVEGA